The Aethina tumida isolate Nest 87 chromosome 5, icAetTumi1.1, whole genome shotgun sequence genomic sequence CTGAATTTCGTCCTTCTCTTTTAAATggtctataaattattatgtttctcGCTCGCCTCTGCCTTCTCAACTACTATTTCAAACGCACGAAAgaagaagaataaaaaaaaagaaacggCGGGGTTTGTAGTTTGTAGCGTGTGCCCGGGCATTGTCTTACAAAATATCCCTGAGCGTGTGTTAAAATTGACTGAATTATTGAGTGGAGTTTGAAAAATGTGACCGCCGCAAAAGTTTGAGATACGCCGAAACAAGGCTcatttcttacaaaaaatCACGTTCACCCAATTCCGCTCCATTTCAGCAGAAACGACCGCACTCGATAAGGATAATGTAGTTGAAACTATGAAATATCTACGGAGATTTACTAGATATGCCAATTTGAAGTCGAACTAAATGTACCGAAAATGCTCCCTTAATTAAACCCTTCAAAAACTTGCATCTACAATTTATTCCAATAAGCTGAACACACAaaggatataaattttaataaaatccacTTTGAAATATAGTGAAAAAAAATCCGTGTATTGCCGCCAGTTGAACATACACGGCACGGCATATGGTTTTGAAAGGGCAACAGTATAAATCTATGCGATACCCCGTTCCTGTTTTTGCCGTAACATATCTATCTTGCCGAGTTCCTACTCCAAACAACGGCCAGTCACAACGGGGTCAATATCGATATTTCAAGCCGAGAACAAACAAGAatgacaatataataaaataaatgggcACCCGGAAAAGTGATGTCGCTGTCTTTATGTGTCAGACATATCACACGcggcaataaaattgttttaacgtTTTCTGACACAATCCAATATCCTTTAAATGTGTCCGAATTTACTAGATTAGCACGTAAATTTATGtcggtattttttttttgtgcacATCCATACGGGAGTCGCAGTCTAATACTTTTTTGCTTACCTCCAGAATCCACCGCAATATTTCACCAGACCTTCGATTGTGGCGTGTGATAAATGAACTGTGAATTCTTTCAGCATATCTTTTTCTTTGTAATgcataattcaattttcgtttattaaaatgtgtttttgtgCAAGAaagtattttgaatattgtacCCACATAccgatattattataatttagtaattacttACTTTTTCCTTGAGTgcacaataatatttcatcaGTTATTGAGTAGTGGGGTGATCAATGAACTATGAATCCCACCAGCATATATTTTCTCTTAAAATAGCTGAACTGTGGATTATTAAAACGTGTAATGAATAACATTTCTAGAGGAAAATACTGTAAATTTCAGCATAGTTgtgtatataacattttttattttatttaaaatccacctcaatatttcatgagttaatttgtatattctttatgtaaaaattaaattccaaattattAGAATGGCTTTGTGCATACATGGaggaattattgtttaatatttctttacttTTCTACATATTCTACTTCAATATTATATGAACTCGTCGATGCTGATGAAAGATGATGGTGTGAATTCTTTCAGCGTCTTTCTTTCcttaaaacaaattcattataaaatattaaaagtgtaaTCAGTAACATTTCTAGAGGAAAATACTGTTTTCGTCATTGATTTAGGCATACAtgcattgtttaatatttctttacttTTCTATAGATTCTACATCGACATTACATCGATTCGTCGATGCTGATGAAAAATGATGGTGTGAATTCTTTCAGCGTATCTTTTTCTttgaaacaattcaattttgaaatattaaaagtgtatTTAATAGTATGTATGTGTAAATGTACTCAATAGTATATGTAAAGTAAAATACCGTAGTTTTCAGCAaagatttgtatattatttttattttatttaaaatccacctcaatatttaatcagttcatCTGTATATtacttctataaaaataaaattttcaattattagaaTGGGTTCGTATGAATAATGATGGTGTGAATTCTTTCAGCGTATCTTTTtctttgaaacaatttaattttgaaatattaaaagtgtatTTAATAGTATATCTAAAGTAAAATACTGTAGTTTTCAGCAgagatttgtatttttattttatttaaaatccatCTCAATATTTCATCAGTTCTTctgtatattatttctataaaaataaaatttggaattattaCAATGGGTTTGTGCATACATAGgagaattattgttaaatatttctttactcTATAGATTCTACTTTTATACTACATCGATTCGTGATGATGAATGAATTCTTTCagcatatatttttcattgaaataattcaattttgaaatattaaagggTATCTGGAATATTGTGCGATCATATGAGAATtattcttcaatatttctGTCATAAATGTCTTATACCTTATTCtttgtaacaattttgaagtattacaatcttttattaataattttattacatttttctagATTCCACTAAATATTACTTCAGTTTATCTGTTGTGGCCAATGATCAATTTACCTTTTTCTTTGTAAtaactcatttttaattaaaaaattaattaattaattaattaagtaaatttgtttagttttttccagattctacttcaattttaaatcagttcattttatgataaataatgatgaATTCTTTCAACATATCTCAAATTATCTTCGGACTTTCTTGTTATATATGAACTATAAGTTATTTTTCgttgaaatttttcaattttgaattataaaaatgagtttattaataatttttataaaagaagtaTTTAGAATTCTGAGTattattgtttacttttttttacttCAATATTACATCTGTTCATTTATTGTGGCTGATGATAAAAGACAATGATTCTTTCGACATATCATTTTCAATGTAATAACTgtattttaatctattaaaatgttttttcaactattttatAGAGGaacaaagtttaaattttttacttaacatGTACTACTACATCTTAATCTTTTGAGTTATAAAcgaatattttcttcaaaataattcaattttgaatggttaaaatatgttttttatccaCTTTTGCGCAAGAAAGcacttcaaattttgaaattagggTAATTAActtagttataataataatttagatgtCCACCCTTCACTTCCTTtcacataattgaaatgaaatattgttgTGGAAGGAATTATGTGTAGATGTAATTTAATAGGTGACCCAAATTATCTCAACATATTGTTATTTACAGTTCAAGTTCAAAGTGTACTGGTTCAATTTACTCTTTGGACGTGGCTgatgaaacaaaaatgatgGGTTAATAAAGTGTCATGCATTGCTTTTCCATCACTGTGGCTTTAATAacagaaaacatattttttttcgtttatCATTACACATTTGTACGTGTTCGATTACTGATGTGTATACGTCATTTTGGACATCAAAATCCTTCAATTCCCAAATGAACAAACACATTAATACGTCATAGTTACTATGACATAGTTTTGATGGACTTCTATCATTTcaccatttataaaattagttttggtccataaaatttattaacattgaataatcaacaattaattatgttatgctaatttcaataaaaagttaaattggcCCCAATTAATTCCATTCGTTTATCAGCCAAATCATGCACTAAATCAAATTTGCAttagaaaaagttaattaattgttaaaatgccTCGCATTGAAAACTTTTGACGCCTCCCACGTGCACACTCATACGCGACTCACTCGCTCAGGATCTTTACGATTTAATAAGGCACCGATAAGGCGTAACACGCTCTcacctattttattaatgtagcAGGAGCCGGGGTGCCGTAAATTTGGACAGGTAGCGACGTATTTATGGTATTCAACCGTGCCTGATGGATGCACCTCGTCACTTAATCAGCCGAAACTCAATTAGACCCTGAACCAATTCCGGTGGGCATGTCGTTTTCGGCGACGACAAAGTCTGATGCTCGCacctttgaaaatttaacgttcGGAAATTGTCGCCCGAATCGATATGTGGGGAGATGACGATAACTCTCATACTTTATTCAGGCTCCacaatattatgaataatgtAATCAgaagaaatcaattttaatgtgaTGATTTCGTACGTGAATTGTGTCTGTTGGAAACGGGTCAAgggtgtaatatttttcaatatgtgAAAGGGAAGAAGCTCAAtcgaaatattgaatatttattcttatctGATACAAAAGCTTCGGGCGAACATTATAAATTGACGTGTTCGTGTATGGCGGTAGGAATCAAAacgttgaattaatttaagagaCAATGAATTATTAACGTGCGACCTGAATGTGtttgttgccaatttaaaTTGCCACTCCATCTCTTTTGTGCTGAACGTTGCCGTGATGTAACAATTTTCGATCATTGTGAAGGTACGACTCATCCGATTTTTAAACAgctcaattataaatatcaaatgctaaataattaatgtttacagcatttagttttaataatacattagacatattaatttaatttctgctTCGGGAatgttttgtgttatttttttgcCAACAACATAATTAACTACCAATAAGCAATGATTAAAGGTTTACTCAATGAGGCGTAATTTCATGACAGTCTATATAAGGTAATCATTTCAaaacataaactaaattattgttcaaattgCGCAGAATATTACAATGTAATTACTAACACACAAATATTTGCACACTGAAACatggttataattttatttttaatattaaaattgtgttgacatttaatttaaattttttgttgcaCACATATGTGCTGTTGAATTAGTTCAAGCTGtggaaaaattcatttattctcTAAATATAAACtggtaacttaaataaaaatataattttaatacagtttATGGCACATTAAACAAAGTTTTTACTCAAAAGTTATTgccttaataaaatacattttaataaaattgtatgtacAACTTAAATTTGACTTGTACGTAATGCAAACACGCCTTCTTACACGTTaacgattattaaaattttggtacaGCATCCCATTGaataatttagcatatttCACTGATGCAATAACGTGATAAGTGATTTTTTCcccaattcaattaaactcCTTTCGTACGTCCGTAACAATAGTCACTATTTTCAGATGTATCTGATTGTTGTATTTGTTTTGTATcggaataaatttgaattcataCGCCTTTGTGTGCCAGATGAAATATGAGTGCGCCTCCAATGTAGCCTGACGTCTGTATTCAAATTGCTTTCAAATGCGAAGAATGGAAAGACGTATAATTACCCGGATTTTATAGTTTCAATTcagctaaaaataaaaatggggattgcatttttttttccttcagTTGGATACATGAGTTGATGCTTCCATGCATTTTAAGTTGTCAcactaaaaagtaattttacaatttttgtcctACGACAATATCATGTAGTAaagtacttaaaaaaaataaggggATTTGCCATTCATGTGACATTATAAACTGATCTGGGACAAACTTTGGGTAAATCTATTTTCACTAAACATTGTTTCGTTGACAAATGTTCATCAACCAGTTAATTTGAAAAgactaaatattgtttaaacatgtgtaaataatctaaagaatctaaagtatctaaaaaatctaaagaatctaatgaatttaaagaatctaaagaatctgaagaatctaaagaatctaaagaatctaaagaatctaaagaatctaaagaatctaaagaatctaaagaatctaaagaatctaaagaatctaaagaatctaaagaatctaaagaatctaaagaatctaaagaatctaaagaatctaaagaatctaaagaatctaaagaatctaaagaatctaaagaatctatagaatctaaaaaatctaaagaatctaaagaatctaaagaatctaaagaatctaaagaatcaaacgaatctaaagaatctaaagaatctaaagaatctaaagaacctaaagaatctaaataatctaaagaatgtaaagaatctgaagaatctaaagaatctaaagaatgtaaagaatctgaagaatctaaagaatctaaagaatctaaagaatctaaagaatctaaagaatctaaagaatctaaagaatctaaagaatctaaagaatctaaagaatctaaagaatctaaagaatctaaagaatctaaagaatctaaagaatctaaagaatctaaagaatctaaagaatctaaagaatctaaagaatctaaagaatctaaagaatctaaagaatctaaagaatctaaagaatctaaagaatctaaagaatctaaagaatctaaagaatctaaagaatctaaagaatctaaagaatctaaagaatctaaagaatctaaagaatctaaagaatctaaagaatctaaagaatctaaagaatctaaagaatctaaagaatctaaagaatctaaagaatctaaagaatctaaagaatctaaagaatctaaagaatctaaagaatctaaagaatctaaagaatctaaagaatctaaagaatctaaagaatctaaagaatctaaagaatctaaagaatctaaagaatctaaagaatctaaagaatctaaagaatctaaagaatctaaagaatctaaagaatctaaagaatctaaagaatcaaagaatctaaagaatcaaagaatctaaagaatctaaagaatctaaagaatctaaagaatctaaagaatctagagaatctaaagagtctaaagaatctaaagaatctaaagaatttaaagaatctaaagaatctaaagaatctaaagaatctaaagaatctaaataatctaaagaatgtaaagaatctgaagaatctaaagaatctaaagaatctaaagaatctaaagaatctaaagaatataaagaatctaaagaatctaaagaatctaaagaatctaaagaatttaaagaatctatagaatctaaagaatctaaagaatctaaaaaatctaaagaatctagagaatctaaagaatctaaaaaacatacaaggaatataaaaaattaaaataatttttgtatagttttttaacttatcatattaaaaattaattttataatttttatctttcatcaaaacaatgtaaaagctaaatataattattaaaaaaaatgaggtTATCATGCACATatcatcaaaaattgaaaaagaataaattttgctAAATACATTGTTAATATACTCAgtgacaaagaaattgcaaTACCAAAAgggctaaaataaaattcgaacCGGAATTTTGAATGAGAACAAAAGATGTGAGGCTGTCATTCGTAGTAGAGGTGGTAACAccccatattaagttcaaatttttattttttatgaatatcaaattttgtcaatttttaattttttaacaaaaacaatattttttataacaattataaataaaaacctatttttaaataaatatacatacatttatttttcccattgtcagaaaatattaataataattggtttggtgcattaattttcttgaacactgtattttttatttagttttttatttactttgttgccaaaataaaatatcaactaAGGAAAGTTGCTTAAAAATTCTTAGGAGTGGTTATCAGAGgctaaaacaaattaagtaaaaactaGATTTGCAATAGTGGAAGCACTCTCCCTAGACCATCGAAAACTGCCGGAGGACAACTCTGGGGAAACCAATTTTCGCTAAAATTCCTACCACTAGTCTGACACACAACACGACAAAAGCCCATCAGATCGATTGggtcagaaaaaaattatgcaaacGGCCACCTACAAAAATATGGCATGTGTCGGtgctaaaatattgtttaaaaatgtttcgaCCTATAGAACGGACGGATGATTCGTGGCACAATCGAAATCGAAAACGATGGTGTTTCAGCCTGAGGGGATAAACGTCCATCCACTCTCACTTCATTGCCGCACTGTCCATCTAAAGTAGGTGAACCAGATGCTGCAGACGAGGCCTCGTGCCCCAAACGCAGGCTTGAATTCGTCTAATTGGtgccatattaaataaacaatttagatCAGTGTTTTATGTatcagataatttatttattttacaaataacttaccttctatttaaattatatatctatataaatttaattacttacctgcctttaatttttactgcAGTGCTTGTTCAGTACTGGTTCAGGCCTCGGTTCAATCAGGTGATAGACTAGACCTCCTTACACCTCGTCATAACCGTGCTATTGCTAAATCGCGTAATCTACTTTTTTCTAGTTGATCTTCTTAATTTCATTGACCCCGTGTTTTGAAATATCCCAGGCAGATTTAAGATGCCGCCAACCGGTAATTTGTGTTTAGATTATGATTTGATTCGATCACCTAACCAATCAACAAACacgaaattaatcattttggcCGTTGAATtgcaaaaaattacaaaagcaattaatcaacaaattgtattttttttttttttcaggttTAAAAATTCGATGATATTTCGATTAGATTACAAAATCATTTATgactaattttactattaaattaagcatctgcttttttgtaataactattgtaaaaataacatatttatttcacaagaataaaatatgagtAATAGGTATAAATTGGACAAACGAATTATACTTTTGAAACTTCatcaataattgaatatatacatattcatatggacaagaatatttatagaaaattgtcTAATTCTGAAGCACAGTAGAGACTTTGTTCttcataatcaaaatattaacattatgtaaatataattttaacattataatgtgtcacatttaaatacaaacctggatttgtttaattttgtttattcgcatgaataaattattaaagaaatcatgataatgtttgtatttttctgttccaatttacttaccttaataattatttaaatacgactctattgtaaaaattaaatacctagttatattattataaatatttatttcaaaatttatattttaaactggtGGTCCAAATCCTGATATCACCGCCGAAACGTCTAAATTCATAAACACCTTTTTCATCTCTATTTCGTTTAGATATTTATGCACCAAAGGCAAATTGTATTTGTAATCACAATCACTGTCTGAAGGCAAAATACAGAAGGGCACATCACTGAAACCGGCTAACTTATGGTCCCAATCAGTTACGGAAATATTTCGGGTCTCCAAATATTTCATCAATATATCTAAACACTGACAGTGCCACGGATTCCCGCCTAATTCAATGTCCAGATCCGTTCCTAATTTGGACAAAAAATTCGAATGCAAAAACATGAGTCTGTTGTTCCCCAAGTACAACagttttaaatgttgaaaGCCTGTTCTTGGGAATTCGCTGcctgttaaaatttgtatgttgTTTCCTGTTAATCCTAAAGAGTTCAGTCGTGGCATGGTAGCAAAAGAATCTGGTtcgatgaaattaattttgttgaaagcaagatttagtatatttagtttttttaacccACAGAACATTCCATAAGTCAAAATCGTTAGTTGGTTATACTCTAAATCCAAATACCGTAAGTTCTCAGGATGGCTCAGTACTTCTGAGGAGAAGTCTGTCAAATTGTTGTACTTCAACACCAACCTCAACAACATAGGTAAATAGCCAAGTTTCCCTTCAAATGATTCAATCTTGCATTCCAACATCTTCAACGTTACCAAATTTGAATTGTTGAAGCAGTTGCAGGGTACTTTCTCAATATCGTTGTTATCTAAGATTAATTCATTCAGTCTGAccatattatcaaaacttccTGGCGTTAGCTCGTCCACACAATTAATAACTGATAGATCTCTGATAAAATAGGCTTTGTCAATTGATAGTAGTTCTTGAAAAGTATTTTGTACAATACTTGTGCAGTTCTGGGATTCATCCACAATGTGTTTATCATCTCCATAATCACAGTACGCACTGAAAGCACAGAAACTATTTGTGATGTCAACACAGATGACAATACAGATAACAACACACCcaactttaaacatttttctacattaaataacattaaatcacAGGgggtttaatatatatattttttcaaggtGAATTGGAAGTACCAACgagttttaatgtataaattaaaatatatatgagtTTAGAtgagtaaattttgtttatttaaaaacgataattgaataattacaattatataataatttaattaccattagatttattttcattttaaaaaaactacaacCATGTCTTGTATCTGAAGATTGAATGCTTTTGGATACGTCGTTTCTCTTAGTCTCTCTTGGTCTCAATTACTTatgaaaacataaacaaactgatcgaaaaaaatatatatttcacaaaagtaaaatataagttttagatataaataagataaacgaattaaaatttttgaaacttcatcaataattactatatacatattcaaatgggcaaatatatttacagaaaattaccTAATTTTGAAGCTCAGTAAATACTTTGTCCTTCATGATCAAAGTATTTACAATATGgaaatgcattttaaaattataattatttcactctgtattttagtattatattatatgtttcacatttaaatacaaacctgcatttgtgtaattttgtttattctcatttatttatgaactCTGATTGATTCTGTCCcaatttacttaccttaataataattatttgaaaacgaATCTATTGTAGAAATAAATAGTGGTCCAAATCCTGATACCACCACCCAGACGTCTAAATtggtaaaaacatttttagtaaaataaatttttagttatattaaatatttatttcaactttACAATCTAAGAGTAGTTCATAAGTCCAATACTTGATACCACCACCGAAACatctaaattagtaaaaacctttttcatttttatttcattcaaatatttgtgcaCCAAAggcaaattatatttgtagtcACAGTCAGTATTGCTTGAGGGCAAAATGCAGAAGGGCACATCATTGACTGCAACTAGCTTCTGGTCCCAATCAGTTACAGCAATATTTCGGGTCTCCAAATATTTCATCATTATATCTAAACACCCGCAGTGCCACGGATTCCCGCCTAATTCGATATCGAGGTCCGTTCCTAATTTGGACAAGAAATTTGAATGCAAAAACATGAGTCTGTTGTTCCCCaagtacaacaattttaaatgttgaaaacCTGATCTTGGAAGTTCGCTGCCTGTTAGAGTTTGGATGTTGTTTCCCGTCAGGCCCAAGGAGTTGAGTCGCGGCATTGTGGAGAAAGTGTCTGGTTCGATgagattaattttgttgaaagcAAGATTTAAAACATTCAGTTTTTTGAATCCACTGAACATTTCGTAAGTCAAAATCGTCAGTTGACTCGTCAGACTAACCATATTATTGAAACTTCCTGGAGTTAACTTCTTCATACAATCATTAACTGAAAGATCTCTAATGAAAAGGACTTTGTCCATTGATAGTAGTTgatgaaaagtatttttttgaatactgGTGCAATTCTGAGATTCATCAACAATGTGTTCATCATCTCCATAATCACAAAACGCACTGAAGTCACAGAAACTATTTGTCATGTCAACACAGATGACAATACAGAGGACAACACATCCagctttaaacatttttctacattaaataacataacacAGTTTGGtggttaaaatatatgtatattttcaaGGTGAATCTGATGTGACAACAagttttgatatataaattaaaatatgtactaacaaatacaaatactcaaaaaattccatttagatgagtaaatattgtttatttgaaaaatggataaatgtataataatatagcaTTAGTAATCGAATTTTGCATTAAAGcagattttattgaaatataaaatctattattaac encodes the following:
- the LOC109604520 gene encoding phospholipase A2 inhibitor-like, whose amino-acid sequence is MVRLNELILDNNDIEKVPCNCFNNSNLVTLKMLECKIESFEGKLGYLPMLLRLVLKYNNLTDFSSEVLSHPENLRYLDLEYNQLTILTYGMFCGLKKLNILNLAFNKINFIEPDSFATMPRLNSLGLTGNNIQILTGSEFPRTGFQHLKLLYLGNNRLMFLHSNFLSKLGTDLDIELGGNPWHCQCLDILMKYLETRNISVTDWDHKLAGFSDVPFCILPSDSDCDYKYNLPLVHKYLNEIEMKKVFMNLDVSAVISGFGPPV